Proteins from a genomic interval of Pseudomonas sp. RC10:
- a CDS encoding TetR/AcrR family transcriptional regulator, with amino-acid sequence MTRPATPRKPRARSQARIDSILDAARTLLASDGVASLSIYSVAERAGIPPSSVYHFFASVPALLEGLTADIHSAFRDSLQQPIDHALLNTWHDLSRLVETRMLTIYSEDAAARQLILAQHGLTEVTQADRQHDIELGNLMHELFAKHFQLPALPDDVDVFALALELADRVYARSVQLHDSITPRMAEEGQRVFDAYLGLYLPPFLPKHAAI; translated from the coding sequence ACCCGCCCCGCCACACCTCGTAAACCCCGCGCACGCAGCCAGGCCCGGATCGATTCGATCCTTGATGCCGCCCGTACGCTGCTCGCGTCCGATGGCGTGGCGAGCCTGTCGATCTACAGCGTGGCCGAGCGCGCGGGGATTCCTCCGTCGTCGGTTTACCACTTCTTCGCCAGCGTGCCTGCTCTGTTGGAAGGTCTGACGGCAGACATCCACAGCGCCTTCCGCGACAGCCTGCAACAGCCCATCGATCACGCTTTGCTCAACACCTGGCATGACCTGTCTCGACTGGTCGAAACGCGCATGCTCACCATCTACAGCGAAGACGCCGCCGCTCGCCAGCTCATCCTCGCGCAGCACGGCCTGACTGAAGTCACCCAGGCCGACCGCCAGCACGACATCGAACTGGGCAACCTCATGCACGAACTGTTCGCCAAGCACTTTCAGCTCCCGGCACTGCCTGACGACGTCGACGTGTTTGCCCTGGCGCTGGAACTGGCCGACCGCGTCTACGCTCGCTCAGTCCAACTGCACGACAGCATCACCCCGCGCATGGCCGAAGAAGGCCAGCGGGTATTCGACGCGTATCTGGGGCTTTATTTGCCGCCGTTTTTGCCTAAGCACGCGGCAATCTGA